A stretch of DNA from Leucobacter luti:
CGTCATGGTGAACACTGCGCGTTCGTTCGGGCTGCGACCAGGCGCGATTCTGTGGCGCGTGATCCTGCCGGGGGCCTCGCCTTACATCGGCACCGCGATGCGCGTTGCCGCCCCGGTCACGCTCATTATGGCCGTGGTCGCTGGCATGCTCGGCGGTGCCCCAGGGCTCGGAAACTCGCTCACCGTGGCCCAGATCGCCGGCCGCAATGAAGACATCTTCGCCTACGTGGTTGTGCTCGGATGCATGGGGCTCCTCGTGCAGGCTGCCGCCGCTCGAGCGGAGCGGCGGATGCTGCACTGGCACAGTTCCTACCGAAAGGAGAGCTGAGATGGCGACCACTGAGCTGGCTCCGACCACCACGGCCATTCGCACTCAGGCCCGCGTCAAACAAGCGCGGAACCGTAGGCCGTTGCTCCTCACCCTCGAAATCGGAGTGCCTGCGCTGCTGATTGCGGTCTGGTGGTTTGGCTCACTGAACTCAGCTGACCCGTTCTTCCCGCCGCTGCGCGACATCGTGATCGAGTTTCAGCGGCTGTGGCTGTTCGACAAGTTCTTCAGCGATGTGCTCCCCAGCGTCGGTAACTTCCTCGCGGCCTACGTGATCGCGTGCCTCATCGGTGTCGCGCTTGGGACTGCGCTTGGCCTGATCAGGCCCCTGTTTTGGATCCTTGATCCCATTGTGCAGTTTGTGCGGTCGATCCCGGCCGTTGCGCTGCTGCCGATCTTTGTCGCGACGATGGGCTTTGGGAACGAGGTCCGAGTCTTCGCGATTGCGCTCGCGTCCCTGTTCCCAATCCTGATCTCCACGATTGATGGCGTGCGCGGCACGGAGCCGCTGCTACTCGAAACCGCGCGAGTGTATCGCCTCAGCGCGTGGGAGCGGCTGCGCCGGGTGTACCTGCCGGCGGCGTCACCGCAGATCTTCGCCGGCGCGCTCGTGAGTCTGCAAGTCGCATTCATCGTGATGATCACGAGCGAAATGCTCGGGGCCGCGCGCGGGATCGGGGCCCTCACACTGCTCGCGCAGAAGAGCTTCGACGTGCGCGGGATGTGGGCGGGGATCCTGTTGCTGGGGATCCTCGGTTTCCTCGCGAACCTGTGCTTCAACCTCGTGCGACGCCGGGCGCTTGCCTGGTATCTCG
This window harbors:
- a CDS encoding ABC transporter permease, which produces MATTELAPTTTAIRTQARVKQARNRRPLLLTLEIGVPALLIAVWWFGSLNSADPFFPPLRDIVIEFQRLWLFDKFFSDVLPSVGNFLAAYVIACLIGVALGTALGLIRPLFWILDPIVQFVRSIPAVALLPIFVATMGFGNEVRVFAIALASLFPILISTIDGVRGTEPLLLETARVYRLSAWERLRRVYLPAASPQIFAGALVSLQVAFIVMITSEMLGAARGIGALTLLAQKSFDVRGMWAGILLLGILGFLANLCFNLVRRRALAWYLGSQKAASAD